The Kiritimatiellales bacterium genomic sequence AACAACGCGAGGAAAATCTAAATTTGAAAAATTGTCAAGCATGACGATTAACCAGTTGGTGACGGACGGCTCGTTCGCGGATCGCGCGTTGCAGCATGTTTCGCGCCTGTGAATAAATCCGGCCGTTCGCCTCGTGGAACTCAGCCACCGTCGCGCGCCGGTTCAAAATATAACCGGAAGTGGTTGCGATTACCTCACCGTCGCTGGCCGCGACGATCGCGCGGCAGGTGCGCTCACTCCAGCCGAACATTTCCTTGAACCGATCGGTGTGAATTACACGAATTTCCGTCAACGCGATCTTCATCGTATTCACGCGTTGCGTCAGTAAATCTTTTTCTTGAGCCTTGGTTTTCGAACGCTGAACTTTTTTAACAGCATTGGAATGCCCCCACGCCAGCAGGTCTCCGGTTGCACAGTTCATTAGCTTCTCCCCATTATTTTATTGTAGCGACGTGTTGTTCTGCGGCGGTTTTCCCGCCAGATCATTTTAGAGATTGCGCGCTCAGAGCAGTTGTATTCGCGAGCCAACACTTTCATGCTTTCGCCGGAATTGTATCGCCGCCGGACTTCAGCCTGGCGGATCACGGTGAAATAATGATGCTCTCGCGGAACAGTAATGCGCTCGCCGCCAAACACCGCCGCCAGTTTTTGCGCAGTCTCCAGGCCGACGGCCTTTGTCAGATTATGTTTTTCGTCCGGCTCTTTTGGAATAACGATGTCTAGGCCGCCCAGCTTGTCGACAAGATCAAGTGCGCTTTCAAATCCGATCACGCGCGCAACTTCCTGAAGTAGTGCCGTAAACTCGGAAGTGTCCACCGGCTCGTCCGTTATCGTTAAAGCAGGGACTCCGTTCATGAAAGAAAACTCAGACATGCGCCACCGCCTTTCTGCGTCCGCCGTGTTTCTGTTGCCGCTTCGTTAGCGCCGCGATCACGGCGCGCAGTTGTTTCCGGTCGAGCGTGTCGACGCGCAGGACGCTCGCACCGAACATACGCTTGGCAATGCCGTCCGCGTAATCCCATGCCAGCCCCTGATCGGCGAGAAGCGCGCCAACTTTTTCAAGTTGCTCTTTGTTCTCGCTCCAATCGATGATCCCTTTCGGACGTCCACCGGCAGGGCCTTGTTTCCGTTTCGCGCGCGGATCGTTTTTCGCCTGTTTAATAATCCAGACCAGGTGAATCCAGAAACGACGAGCGTCCTCAATAGAGCATTCGCCCAGACTTGGAATGCCGCAAATCTCCATCTGCTCATAGCGCCACAGATTGATCTCCTTCGGTCTGCCGGCGGCAGTCCAGGCTTCCTTCACCTTTACGAATATTTTTTTGCGTTCGTCATTTCCGATATTCATACGGAACCTCACAGCGTTGTATTTCCCTCAAGTTTCGGCTCGATCCAGAAACTTTCATCCTGCTTCACACGGCAACCGACAGCCGCCAGTTCGGTATCATTCAGACGCGCCTTCATTGCGTCCTTGTCCGGAGTGCTTTTTGTCACGATAAACTCCGGCCGTCCGGCGCTGATCAGCGCGTTGACCACTTCGTCCCACGTCCACTTCCGGTTCAGCAGCGCCAGCGCCGGAGTGCTGGATCGGAAGCCGAACAGCGCCAGCGATGTTTCGCCGCTTTTCTTTCCGGACTGGAAGATTTCGGCACGATGCGACAGCGCATATTTCTCGGCCTGCGCGAGAAGCCCTTTAATCTTCGTTTTAACGTCGTTTATGTCGTCGTTAAACGCTTCCTGTATCTCCTGCAGCTTTGCGTCACGCTCGGCTTCCAGGCGGCGCTGTTCGACGCTCATTGCGGCGACGTCATTCAGCGCCTGTTCAAACTCTTCGCGGGTTTCAAATCCTGAACTTTTTACGCGCGCCATAATTAACTCCTTTTTTTGATGATTGGTTTTTTGTGTTGAGAGACGGCGGCAACCACTGAGCTATGAGCTATCTTTCTCGATTCTTCTGCGCTGATCCCGAAGACCGCGACAGAAAGCCGCTCACATATTTCAAAAGGAAACGCCGATACTTGGTCGATGACGCATGTCGTCGGAAGATATTTGGCGACGTTTTCCTCAACGATCACAACAGCCCAGCATCCCGCATCGATTAACGGATACAGTGTGCAGCGGCCGCGACCTTCCAGACGTTTGTTTACTAGAATCTGCCACAATAAATTATGGAGACCCTGTTTAAAGTACGGCTGAAATTCTTCGAATATTTCCTGAACCTTTTCGCCTGGCGATAGCTGTTTTTTTTGTAAATTCATGATTATCCTTTCGCGAGTTTTTGGAATGCGCGTGCGAGCGTGCTGCGATCGAGATTCTTGTTCGCGCCTTTCGACGCGATCTGCGCGAGTTGAACGGTTTTAATAATTCCGCGCAGGCCGCCTGGTAACGTGCCGATGCTTACGAGATATTCAACCGACTGGCTGTCCTTAATTCCCATCGCGGAAACGAGCGCCTTTGCGTCTTCAGGCTTCGACGATTCGAGGTGTGTGCGCTGTGCGATCCGACTGAATATCTGCGCGAATTTCTGACTGCGAACGCCGCCGGTCAGTTGTGTGTAAAGCGGTTCGTTTCCAACCCACACCATGCCGGTTTTGCTCAGGTCATGAATCTGCCGGAGAAAGTCCAGCGTTCCGGCGGCCAGTACCTGCGCGTCGTCAATAATCAATACGCCGCCGCTGGCGATCAATTTCCGGACAACCGCTTTCTGCTTTTCATAGCTTCCTGGCTCCGACGGACGGATCGACATTACTTCGCAGAGCAGGTCTAAAATGCCGCGCACGCTGGCCGTCGCCTTCGTTGGCGTTGCGATCCATACATTCGGGTGAGTCTCGGCATAATGCCGCGCTGTGACCGTTTTTCCTGCGCCTGCTGCGCCGTAAGCGATGGTGAGGCTTTTTAAACGGTGTGCCATTTCAATCGTATCCCACACGCGCTTTGCGCTCGGCGTTCCGATCCACTCCGGTTCGGGCAGCAGATCATCAGAATAACCTTGTCCGGACGTGTAGCTCTCAAGCCAGAGGGCGATCTGCGCCTCGATCTCTTTCACGTTTCCAGGGTATTTATCCTTGAGCCACTGGCTCAACGCAGCGGAACTGATTCCAATCAGCGCCGCCAGTTTGTTTTGACTTAATCCCGCCGCTTTGTTGGCGAGGATGTCGTTGATGCTTTTCTTCAGGTTTGCGTTCGATCCCACGGTTGGTGCCTCCTTAGGGTTGATGTTTTCCGTGCAAACTCCGGCGGCTCATCCGCCGAAGAAAAATTGTCCGACTCCGAAGCAGAAAAGTAAGAATGCTTCTGCCAGAGCGAGCATCAGCAGGTTGCGGCTACGGCACTGCAGTTGCAGAATTTGCGTATCCTTTTTTGACATGCGCAACTGTCGGGTTTTTGCATGGTTTTTAAGGTAACGATTGATGTCGGTTTTGTTCATGGTGCCTCCTAATTAAAAAGAAGTTCTGCCGGTGTTTTTTCGCGTGTGAATGTGTGATCCTTGTCGCGCATTAGTTGCACTCCGCGCGCAATCATCGCGTCAAAATCATCGTCAACCTCAGAAAGTATTTCTGCCGGTTCTGGTTCTTTCCCTTTTGGCGAAATAACGCGCTGGCCATCAATCCGCAGAACCGCCGCGCCTTCATCTTCAACCGTGATGTTTGGAATCGTGCATTCCAGCGCGGACATTTTCTTGACCGCTTTAAGCTGCTCTTTCGTTGCGCGTTTAAATTGGTTTTTAGCGCGGGCGTGTTCGCGTGCAGATTCAGTGTCACCGAAGCCGGTGGCG encodes the following:
- a CDS encoding Mor transcription activator family protein encodes the protein MSEFSFMNGVPALTITDEPVDTSEFTALLQEVARVIGFESALDLVDKLGGLDIVIPKEPDEKHNLTKAVGLETAQKLAAVFGGERITVPREHHYFTVIRQAEVRRRYNSGESMKVLAREYNCSERAISKMIWRENRRRTTRRYNKIMGRS
- a CDS encoding phage protein GemA/Gp16 family protein, producing MNIGNDERKKIFVKVKEAWTAAGRPKEINLWRYEQMEICGIPSLGECSIEDARRFWIHLVWIIKQAKNDPRAKRKQGPAGGRPKGIIDWSENKEQLEKVGALLADQGLAWDYADGIAKRMFGASVLRVDTLDRKQLRAVIAALTKRQQKHGGRRKAVAHV
- a CDS encoding host-nuclease inhibitor Gam family protein encodes the protein MARVKSSGFETREEFEQALNDVAAMSVEQRRLEAERDAKLQEIQEAFNDDINDVKTKIKGLLAQAEKYALSHRAEIFQSGKKSGETSLALFGFRSSTPALALLNRKWTWDEVVNALISAGRPEFIVTKSTPDKDAMKARLNDTELAAVGCRVKQDESFWIEPKLEGNTTL
- a CDS encoding AAA family ATPase, giving the protein MGSNANLKKSINDILANKAAGLSQNKLAALIGISSAALSQWLKDKYPGNVKEIEAQIALWLESYTSGQGYSDDLLPEPEWIGTPSAKRVWDTIEMAHRLKSLTIAYGAAGAGKTVTARHYAETHPNVWIATPTKATASVRGILDLLCEVMSIRPSEPGSYEKQKAVVRKLIASGGVLIIDDAQVLAAGTLDFLRQIHDLSKTGMVWVGNEPLYTQLTGGVRSQKFAQIFSRIAQRTHLESSKPEDAKALVSAMGIKDSQSVEYLVSIGTLPGGLRGIIKTVQLAQIASKGANKNLDRSTLARAFQKLAKG